The Arthrobacter russicus genome has a segment encoding these proteins:
- a CDS encoding TetR/AcrR family transcriptional regulator, producing MSVDPKQRRAARHAQPAAATARQPRRNTPITVERITDAALEIVAGKGYEAMTMRSVAGLLNTGPASLYAHVVNKADIDELIIGRLCSQLVLPEPDPAAWREQIVDVCTQLRDQYLNYPGISRAALSMVVTDLDVLRINEGMLAILLAGGIDPQTAAWAIDALFLYVGAYALEIALSAHRRSELNEGWVLSNDERAELVQRFSALPAARFPNTSRYAAELTSGDGHQRFDFTLGLIVDNLDRPRPGQSGESGESGESAQR from the coding sequence ATGAGTGTGGATCCCAAGCAGCGCCGGGCCGCCCGGCACGCGCAACCGGCCGCGGCAACCGCCCGGCAGCCCCGGCGGAACACGCCAATCACCGTTGAACGGATCACCGATGCCGCTCTGGAGATCGTCGCCGGCAAAGGCTACGAGGCGATGACCATGCGCAGCGTGGCCGGTCTGCTCAATACCGGCCCCGCCTCGCTCTACGCCCACGTGGTCAACAAAGCCGATATCGATGAGCTGATCATCGGCCGACTGTGCAGCCAACTGGTGCTGCCCGAGCCCGACCCGGCAGCTTGGCGGGAACAGATCGTGGACGTCTGCACCCAGCTGAGGGACCAGTACCTGAACTACCCGGGCATCTCCCGGGCCGCACTCTCCATGGTGGTCACCGATCTCGACGTCTTGCGGATCAACGAAGGCATGTTGGCGATCCTGCTCGCCGGCGGCATCGATCCGCAGACCGCAGCCTGGGCGATCGATGCGCTCTTCCTCTACGTGGGCGCTTACGCATTGGAGATCGCGCTCTCGGCGCACCGGCGGAGCGAACTGAACGAGGGCTGGGTGTTGAGCAACGACGAGCGCGCCGAGTTGGTGCAGCGCTTCAGCGCCCTGCCCGCAGCACGTTTCCCGAACACCAGCCGCTATGCAGCAGAGCTGACCTCGGGCGACGGGCACCAGCGGTTCGATTTCACGCTGGGCTTGATCGTGGACAACCTCGACCGGCCCCGTCCCGGTCAGTCCGGCGAGTCCGGCGAGTCCGGCGAGTCCGCCCAGCGGTAA
- a CDS encoding DUF4166 domain-containing protein, protein MASVWELAAADVLPQLDAGLAGYFGALPDGKVGLGRGSFQQVGTPRRWLWPVLWLLAREGIVFPVWQQRVPFEVCNRPGHDRRGRATLSATRTFHFRNGSKVMPDSIAVEADGSLTDCLGKHGWLAVSLTVEARDGAMRLTGSRVRLRVPWGWLRIPAAVSPGVQITERFDAETGRQQVSMRLSQPQLGLLYEYRGDFGYRWADSPDSPDSPD, encoded by the coding sequence ATGGCGTCGGTCTGGGAACTCGCGGCAGCGGACGTGCTGCCACAGCTGGATGCCGGGTTGGCGGGCTATTTCGGTGCGCTGCCGGACGGGAAAGTCGGTCTGGGCCGGGGCAGTTTCCAGCAGGTCGGCACGCCGCGGCGCTGGCTCTGGCCGGTGCTGTGGCTGCTGGCGCGGGAAGGGATCGTGTTCCCGGTATGGCAGCAGCGGGTCCCCTTCGAGGTATGCAACCGACCGGGTCACGACCGCCGGGGACGCGCGACGCTCTCCGCGACCCGGACTTTCCACTTCCGGAACGGCAGCAAGGTGATGCCGGATTCGATCGCCGTGGAAGCGGATGGATCGCTGACCGACTGCCTGGGCAAACACGGCTGGCTGGCCGTGTCGCTGACCGTCGAGGCCCGCGACGGGGCGATGCGGCTGACCGGCTCGCGGGTCCGGCTCCGGGTTCCCTGGGGCTGGTTGAGGATTCCCGCTGCGGTGTCGCCCGGCGTGCAGATCACTGAGCGCTTCGATGCCGAGACCGGCCGGCAGCAGGTTTCGATGCGCTTGAGCCAACCGCAGTTGGGGCTGCTCTACGAATACCGCGGCGACTTCGGTTACCGCTGGGCGGACTCGCCGGACTCGCCGGACTCGCCGGACTGA
- a CDS encoding ABC transporter permease gives MSAALSGTESAADSAAARVANRRGSFGALYSGNARSVIARGLLATRSTNWLVMLSGFVEPVLYLLSMGVGLGSLVGAVTGPGGQQISYAAYIAPALLATSAMNGAVYDSTWNVFFKMNFAKLYQGMLYTSLGPLDVALGEIFLALLRGFVYATGFTIVMAAMGLVTSPLALLMVPASVFIAFGFASFGMGITSFIKSFQGMDWINFVMLPMFLFSATFYPLSVYPEAVQWIIQALPLWHGVELLRELGAGVIGWGTAGHLLYYVVMTVLGLILTTSRLRKLFLK, from the coding sequence ATGAGCGCGGCATTGTCCGGCACGGAATCCGCAGCGGATTCCGCGGCCGCCCGGGTGGCGAACCGCAGGGGCAGCTTCGGTGCGCTGTATTCCGGCAATGCCAGGTCGGTGATCGCCCGCGGACTCTTGGCCACGCGCAGCACCAATTGGTTGGTGATGCTTTCCGGTTTCGTGGAACCGGTGCTGTATCTGTTGTCGATGGGCGTGGGGCTCGGTTCGCTGGTCGGCGCGGTGACCGGTCCGGGCGGGCAGCAGATCAGTTACGCCGCCTATATCGCCCCGGCGCTGCTGGCCACCTCGGCGATGAACGGCGCGGTCTACGATTCCACCTGGAACGTGTTCTTCAAGATGAATTTCGCAAAGCTCTACCAAGGCATGCTCTACACCTCGCTGGGGCCGTTGGACGTTGCCCTGGGCGAGATCTTCCTGGCTCTGCTGCGCGGTTTCGTCTATGCGACCGGATTCACCATCGTGATGGCCGCGATGGGCCTGGTGACCTCGCCCTTGGCCTTGTTGATGGTGCCGGCCTCGGTGTTCATCGCCTTCGGCTTTGCCAGCTTCGGGATGGGCATCACGAGTTTCATCAAGAGTTTCCAAGGCATGGACTGGATCAACTTCGTGATGTTGCCGATGTTCTTGTTCTCCGCGACCTTCTACCCGCTCTCGGTCTACCCGGAAGCAGTCCAGTGGATCATCCAGGCTCTGCCGCTGTGGCATGGGGTCGAGCTGCTGCGCGAGCTCGGTGCCGGGGTGATCGGTTGGGGCACCGCGGGGCACCTGCTGTATTACGTGGTGATGACCGTGCTCGGATTGATCCTGACCACGTCCAGATTGCGCAAGCTCTTCCTCAAATAA
- a CDS encoding ABC transporter permease has translation MTEPHPIPERTKIPVPLTPEQSAVKAVRFGSWYFAEHMFRQMRNWLVSIAAYSIGSPLAYLFAMGIGLASLVNSSTSNQFSGVSYQTFIAPALVASTALMSAAGDFMFPVMAGFRWRRIYYGPHASPLVPEQIAKGHIISTFIRILLPTAVYYLIVVLFQAAPSPWGWLSVLTASLAAMSFGLPLMAWVATLKTDAGQFAMVQRFIVTPLFLFSGTFFPLSQLPVFLQWIGWISPLWHATELGRVLSFGYPEAAWLTVVHLVYLLALAGFGWRLSQRIYAKRLAE, from the coding sequence TTGACTGAGCCGCACCCGATCCCGGAACGGACCAAAATACCGGTTCCGTTGACTCCGGAGCAGTCCGCCGTCAAGGCTGTGCGCTTCGGCTCCTGGTATTTCGCAGAGCACATGTTCCGCCAAATGCGGAACTGGCTGGTTTCGATTGCCGCCTATTCGATCGGTTCCCCGCTGGCGTACCTGTTCGCGATGGGGATCGGTCTGGCCTCGCTGGTGAATTCGAGCACCAGCAACCAATTTTCCGGGGTCAGTTACCAGACTTTCATCGCTCCGGCGCTCGTGGCTTCGACCGCGCTGATGTCGGCCGCCGGGGATTTCATGTTCCCGGTGATGGCCGGGTTCCGCTGGCGCAGGATCTACTACGGGCCGCATGCTTCGCCGTTGGTCCCGGAGCAGATCGCCAAGGGGCACATCATCTCGACCTTCATCCGGATCCTGCTGCCCACCGCGGTCTATTACCTGATCGTGGTCTTGTTCCAGGCGGCGCCGTCGCCCTGGGGATGGCTTTCGGTGCTGACCGCGAGTCTGGCCGCAATGAGCTTCGGCTTGCCGCTGATGGCGTGGGTGGCCACGCTGAAAACCGACGCCGGCCAGTTCGCGATGGTGCAGCGGTTCATCGTGACCCCATTGTTCCTGTTTTCCGGAACGTTCTTCCCACTGAGCCAGTTGCCGGTCTTCCTGCAGTGGATCGGTTGGATTTCACCCTTGTGGCATGCCACCGAATTGGGCCGGGTGCTGAGTTTCGGCTATCCGGAAGCAGCCTGGCTCACCGTGGTCCACCTGGTGTACCTGTTGGCGCTGGCCGGGTTCGGTTGGCGCCTGTCGCAGCGGATCTACGCGAAGAGGTTGGCAGAATGA
- a CDS encoding ABC transporter ATP-binding protein yields the protein MLNEEIAPASPHPTTADAVVSARALTKSYGDFTAVDGISFDVAPGESFGLLGPNGAGKSTTMRMIGGVSQRTSGDLTIMGLDPEKHGPQVRAHLGVVPQQDNLDEELKVRDNLIVYGRYFGLPLSYLRPKADELLEFAQLTEKASAKVDDLSGGMKRRLTIARSLVNDPKILLLDEPTTGLDPQARHILWDRLFRLKEAGTTLILTTHYMDEAEQLCDRLIVVDKGSIMAEGSPASLIREYSTREVVELRFGSERNSSVGTELQGIGERIETLPDRVLIYADDGEKVMEAIAGRGLHPLTSLIRRSSLEDVFLRLTGRSLID from the coding sequence GTGCTCAACGAAGAAATCGCTCCGGCATCACCCCACCCGACCACCGCGGATGCGGTGGTTTCCGCGCGTGCGCTGACCAAAAGCTACGGCGATTTCACCGCGGTCGACGGCATTTCCTTCGACGTCGCGCCGGGGGAGTCCTTCGGCCTGCTCGGCCCGAATGGAGCCGGCAAATCGACCACCATGCGGATGATCGGCGGGGTTTCGCAACGGACCTCGGGCGACTTGACGATCATGGGCCTGGATCCGGAAAAACACGGCCCGCAGGTGCGCGCCCATCTGGGCGTGGTTCCGCAGCAGGACAATCTGGACGAAGAATTGAAAGTCCGGGACAACCTGATCGTCTACGGGCGTTATTTCGGGCTGCCGCTGAGCTACCTCAGGCCGAAGGCCGATGAGCTTTTGGAGTTCGCGCAGTTGACCGAAAAGGCCTCCGCCAAGGTCGACGACCTGTCCGGCGGCATGAAACGGCGTTTGACGATCGCCCGCTCTCTGGTCAACGATCCGAAAATCCTGCTCCTCGACGAACCGACCACCGGGCTGGACCCGCAGGCCCGGCACATCCTCTGGGACCGGCTCTTCCGGCTCAAAGAAGCCGGTACCACCTTGATTCTGACCACGCATTACATGGACGAGGCCGAGCAACTGTGCGACCGGCTGATCGTGGTGGACAAAGGCAGCATCATGGCCGAAGGATCACCGGCGTCATTGATCCGGGAGTATTCGACGCGCGAGGTGGTGGAACTGCGCTTCGGTTCGGAACGCAACAGCTCGGTCGGCACGGAGCTGCAGGGGATCGGCGAGCGGATCGAGACTTTGCCGGACCGGGTGCTGATCTATGCCGACGACGGCGAAAAGGTGATGGAAGCGATCGCCGGTCGGGGATTGCACCCCTTGACCTCGCTGATCCGGCGTTCTTCGCTGGAAGACGTGTTCCTCCGGTTGACCGGGAGGAGCCTCATTGACTGA
- a CDS encoding MMPL family transporter: MALLLYRLGKFSATHRWAVVALWLVILLGAGGAAAAFHGQMSNNFQIPGTETQRMLDKLKTDLPSSAGGSAGIVFESGNGFSDAQKSAIDDALQNLGTKSYVQSAVSPFETQAQIDGTAAQIQAGQQKLDAGAAQLAAGQAQLAQLEAIPQRPAAVEAQYQALKAQLAAAEAEAAAGEAQLAAAKQQVAASQGLRFVSENGKAAVAQVQFKVSLYSLQPSDRQDVQSIVNEAKSAGVEVYFSKEITEDVSQLFGPAEIIGVVIAAIVLIVMLGTLIAAGLPLLMAVIGVGIGVGGTFALTGVIEMSSISPMLALMLGLAVGIDYSLFIVNRHRQQLLGGMDLRESIAKATGTSGNAVLFAGLTVVIALAALTISGLPFLSVLGLAAAATVAFAVLIALTLTPAVLGLIGKRVISRRAWRKAELHPGEAEAKSEAKSHSAKGSGWGGFVTRHPIMTLVASVLALVVVALPAASLRLALPDGGSEPVDSSAFKSYQSIENNFGAGMNGPIMVVGELPAGLSDADVQQARFNVANELRAVQNVTAAVPVALSDDKRTAVFQVIPKDGPASASTVTVVHDLREAGTKIKSDTGVQIGLTGQTAANVDVSAKLGEALPLYLAVVVGLSLLLLLLVFRSIVVPLLATGGFLLSLAASFGAVVAVYQWGWLGAVFDVPNPAAVLSFLPIILIGVLFGLAMDYQVFITSGMREAFAHGENAKQAVRTGFSHAAKVVVAAAIIMTSVFAGFIFSHLTMVRPLGFALAFGVLIDAFVVRMTIVPAAMHLLGKTAWWLPRWLDKILPDVDVEGAKVVALHEARSADPQDDDKDEDLVAAKA, encoded by the coding sequence ATGGCTTTGCTGCTCTATCGACTCGGAAAATTTTCCGCCACCCATCGTTGGGCGGTGGTGGCGCTCTGGTTGGTGATCCTGCTCGGCGCCGGCGGCGCTGCGGCGGCCTTCCACGGCCAAATGTCCAACAATTTCCAGATTCCCGGCACGGAAACCCAGCGGATGCTGGACAAGCTCAAAACCGATTTGCCATCCTCCGCCGGCGGCAGCGCCGGCATCGTCTTCGAATCCGGCAACGGGTTCAGCGACGCGCAGAAAAGCGCGATCGACGATGCTTTGCAGAACCTCGGAACCAAGAGCTACGTGCAATCGGCGGTGAGCCCGTTCGAAACCCAGGCCCAGATCGACGGGACCGCCGCGCAAATCCAAGCCGGCCAGCAAAAGCTCGACGCCGGTGCAGCGCAACTCGCCGCGGGGCAGGCGCAACTGGCGCAATTGGAAGCCATTCCGCAACGGCCGGCCGCGGTCGAAGCCCAGTACCAGGCGCTCAAGGCCCAGCTCGCCGCGGCTGAAGCGGAAGCCGCCGCCGGCGAAGCGCAACTTGCTGCCGCGAAACAGCAAGTCGCGGCGTCGCAAGGCTTGCGCTTCGTGTCCGAAAACGGAAAAGCCGCAGTGGCCCAGGTCCAGTTCAAAGTCTCGCTCTACAGCTTGCAGCCCAGTGATCGCCAGGATGTCCAGAGCATCGTCAACGAGGCGAAATCCGCCGGCGTCGAGGTCTATTTCAGCAAGGAGATCACCGAAGACGTCTCCCAGCTGTTCGGCCCGGCCGAAATCATCGGCGTGGTGATTGCCGCGATCGTCCTGATCGTGATGCTCGGCACCTTGATCGCGGCCGGACTGCCGTTGTTGATGGCGGTGATCGGCGTCGGAATCGGAGTGGGCGGCACGTTCGCGCTCACCGGCGTGATCGAGATGAGCTCCATTTCGCCGATGCTGGCCTTGATGCTCGGTTTGGCAGTCGGCATCGACTACTCGCTGTTCATCGTCAACCGGCACCGGCAGCAGTTGCTGGGCGGGATGGACCTGCGCGAATCGATTGCCAAGGCCACCGGCACCAGTGGCAATGCAGTGCTCTTCGCGGGCCTGACCGTGGTGATCGCGCTGGCTGCGTTGACCATTTCCGGATTGCCGTTTCTTTCCGTGCTGGGCTTGGCCGCCGCGGCGACCGTCGCCTTCGCGGTGCTGATCGCGCTGACGCTCACCCCGGCGGTGCTCGGCTTGATCGGCAAACGGGTGATTTCCCGCCGGGCCTGGCGCAAGGCGGAGCTGCACCCGGGCGAGGCTGAGGCCAAATCCGAAGCGAAGTCGCATAGCGCTAAAGGCTCCGGATGGGGCGGATTCGTCACCCGACACCCGATCATGACCCTGGTGGCGAGTGTGCTGGCGCTCGTGGTCGTCGCGCTGCCAGCGGCGAGCCTGCGGCTGGCGTTGCCGGACGGCGGCTCCGAGCCCGTCGATTCGAGCGCCTTCAAGTCCTACCAGTCGATCGAAAACAATTTCGGCGCCGGCATGAACGGTCCGATCATGGTGGTCGGCGAGTTGCCCGCCGGGCTGAGCGACGCCGATGTGCAGCAGGCGCGGTTCAATGTCGCGAACGAACTGCGCGCGGTGCAAAACGTCACGGCCGCGGTTCCGGTTGCCTTGAGCGACGACAAGCGCACCGCGGTGTTCCAAGTGATCCCGAAGGACGGGCCGGCAAGCGCCAGCACCGTGACTGTGGTGCACGACCTTCGCGAAGCCGGAACCAAGATCAAGTCGGACACCGGGGTGCAGATCGGTTTGACCGGGCAAACCGCGGCCAACGTCGATGTCTCCGCGAAACTCGGCGAGGCGTTGCCGCTGTACTTGGCCGTCGTCGTCGGGCTGTCGTTGCTCCTGCTGTTGCTGGTCTTCCGCTCCATCGTGGTGCCGTTGCTAGCCACCGGCGGGTTCCTGCTTTCGCTCGCGGCCAGCTTCGGCGCAGTGGTGGCCGTCTACCAATGGGGCTGGCTCGGCGCGGTGTTCGATGTGCCCAATCCCGCCGCGGTGCTGTCCTTCCTGCCGATCATCCTGATTGGGGTGCTCTTCGGTCTGGCCATGGACTACCAGGTCTTCATCACCTCCGGGATGCGAGAGGCTTTTGCGCACGGCGAGAACGCGAAACAAGCGGTGCGCACCGGATTCAGCCATGCGGCCAAGGTGGTGGTGGCCGCGGCGATCATCATGACCAGTGTTTTCGCGGGCTTCATTTTCTCGCATCTGACCATGGTCCGCCCGCTCGGATTCGCGCTGGCTTTCGGTGTGCTGATCGACGCCTTCGTGGTGCGGATGACGATCGTGCCGGCTGCGATGCACCTGCTGGGCAAAACCGCCTGGTGGCTGCCGCGCTGGTTGGACAAGATCCTGCCCGACGTCGACGTCGAGGGCGCCAAAGTGGTGGCCCTGCACGAAGCGCGCAGCGCTGATCCCCAGGACGACGACAAAGATGAAGATCTAGTCGCGGCCAAAGCCTGA
- a CDS encoding TetR family transcriptional regulator gives MTDLMQDQNRREKNKTATRGAIAEAALDLLRTKGMGGFTVENVADAAGISRRTFFNYFPSAEAAIASSTESFLDLAIEQFRERPLDEPILEAAQNALIALADPMHLATIAEVYSLAGQHDAVGRFQLEIWNDCTDKIIAAAKPRFSASTDELYVRALVGSVIACGKAAMEVWFARNGAAIDETSLRDLRALMIRSIAHLGAGFVRPEQ, from the coding sequence GTGACTGATTTGATGCAGGACCAAAACCGCCGTGAGAAGAACAAGACCGCAACCCGGGGAGCCATTGCCGAGGCCGCTTTGGACTTGCTCCGGACGAAGGGCATGGGCGGATTCACGGTCGAGAATGTGGCTGACGCGGCCGGAATCTCCCGACGCACCTTCTTCAACTACTTCCCTTCCGCGGAGGCGGCCATCGCCTCCAGCACCGAGTCCTTCCTGGACCTGGCCATCGAGCAGTTCCGGGAACGGCCCTTGGACGAACCGATCCTGGAAGCAGCGCAAAACGCGCTCATCGCACTGGCCGATCCGATGCATTTGGCGACCATCGCCGAGGTCTACAGCTTGGCCGGCCAGCATGACGCGGTCGGCCGATTCCAACTGGAGATCTGGAACGACTGCACCGACAAGATCATCGCCGCCGCCAAACCGCGGTTCAGTGCGAGCACCGACGAGCTGTACGTGCGGGCCCTGGTCGGCTCGGTGATCGCCTGCGGCAAGGCCGCGATGGAGGTCTGGTTCGCCCGCAACGGCGCCGCGATCGATGAAACGTCACTACGCGACCTGCGGGCGCTGATGATCCGGTCGATCGCCCACCTCGGTGCCGGGTTCGTCCGGCCCGAGCAGTAA
- a CDS encoding isocitrate lyase/PEP mutase family protein → MISGTISPEPRSRSGVVRNALVPEDPVWLNEGITKDLTESFTALHQDLLVLPNAWDAASARLMVRAGAAAVATSSSAVSWSHGYPDGNRLPFELALATIARISRSVGVPVSADIESGYADDDAGLSANARAVIDAGAAGVNLEDSGTAGLLGVDHAAHRIGVVRAAAQAAGLGLFINARTDVFLAGNPPQDGVRQVIERSRAYLEAGASGVFVPGLLDLDKLAEITAAVDAPVNVLAGPSAPSVAELKAAGVRRISVGNDLAGLAYATAERAAQQILETGEFTALRGAADYGAMQQLFQ, encoded by the coding sequence GTGATCTCCGGCACAATTTCGCCGGAACCCAGATCGCGGTCTGGAGTTGTCCGCAATGCCCTGGTGCCGGAGGACCCGGTCTGGCTGAATGAGGGCATCACAAAAGACCTCACGGAGTCCTTCACCGCCCTGCACCAGGACCTGCTCGTCCTGCCCAACGCCTGGGACGCGGCGTCCGCCCGGTTGATGGTGCGCGCCGGCGCCGCGGCTGTCGCCACCAGCAGCTCCGCGGTGTCCTGGTCGCATGGCTACCCGGACGGAAACCGGCTGCCCTTCGAACTCGCCTTGGCGACCATCGCCCGGATCAGCCGATCCGTCGGAGTACCGGTGAGCGCGGACATCGAGTCCGGTTATGCGGACGACGATGCCGGGCTTTCGGCCAATGCCCGGGCGGTCATCGACGCCGGCGCCGCCGGAGTGAACCTCGAAGACTCCGGTACCGCCGGGCTGCTCGGCGTCGATCACGCCGCACACCGGATCGGCGTGGTCCGGGCGGCCGCCCAGGCAGCCGGCCTCGGGCTCTTCATCAACGCCCGCACCGACGTCTTCCTGGCCGGGAATCCGCCGCAGGACGGCGTGCGGCAAGTCATCGAACGGAGCCGCGCCTATCTGGAGGCCGGGGCCAGCGGCGTCTTCGTGCCGGGGCTGCTGGATCTGGACAAGCTGGCCGAGATTACCGCGGCCGTCGATGCCCCGGTGAACGTGCTCGCCGGCCCCAGCGCGCCGAGCGTCGCGGAACTCAAAGCGGCCGGAGTGCGCCGCATTTCGGTGGGCAACGACCTCGCCGGACTCGCCTATGCCACCGCGGAACGTGCTGCGCAGCAGATCCTGGAAACCGGCGAGTTCACGGCATTGCGAGGCGCCGCCGACTACGGGGCCATGCAGCAACTGTTCCAGTAA
- a CDS encoding bifunctional methylenetetrahydrofolate dehydrogenase/methenyltetrahydrofolate cyclohydrolase, with product MAAKILDGKLAAAAVKSELVERIAALKAQGVTPGLATVLVGDDAPSHSYVKMKHQDAQGLGLASFERQLAAETTQEELDAVIDELNANPEVHGILVQIPLPKHLDEQAVLERIDPAKDADGLHPVNLGRLVLNVNGEIDSPLPCTPVGTIELMQRNGIELAGKHVVVVGRGITVGRALGLLLTRRAINATVTLTHTGTADLAAHLRQADVVISAVGVAHLIKAADLKPGAVVLDVGVSRERDETTGKSKLLGDIAPDVAEIAAWISPNPGGVGPMTRALLMSNVVQAAEAAQR from the coding sequence ATGGCGGCGAAGATTCTGGACGGCAAGCTGGCGGCCGCCGCGGTCAAATCCGAGCTGGTCGAGCGGATCGCGGCGCTCAAGGCGCAGGGGGTCACTCCCGGCTTGGCCACCGTGCTGGTCGGCGACGATGCGCCGAGCCACTCCTACGTCAAGATGAAACACCAAGACGCCCAAGGGCTCGGTCTGGCGTCGTTCGAGCGTCAGCTCGCCGCGGAAACCACCCAGGAAGAGCTCGACGCGGTGATCGACGAACTCAACGCCAATCCGGAGGTGCACGGCATCCTGGTGCAGATCCCGCTGCCCAAGCATCTGGACGAGCAGGCCGTGTTGGAGCGGATCGACCCGGCCAAGGACGCGGATGGGCTGCACCCGGTGAATCTGGGTCGCTTGGTGCTCAATGTCAACGGTGAAATCGACTCGCCGCTGCCCTGCACCCCGGTCGGCACGATCGAGTTGATGCAGCGCAACGGCATCGAACTGGCCGGCAAGCACGTGGTCGTCGTCGGCCGCGGGATCACCGTGGGCCGGGCGCTGGGGCTGTTGCTCACCCGGCGCGCGATCAATGCCACGGTGACTTTGACGCACACCGGGACCGCGGACCTGGCCGCGCACTTGCGCCAAGCGGATGTGGTGATTTCCGCAGTCGGCGTCGCACACCTGATCAAAGCGGCGGACCTCAAGCCCGGAGCGGTGGTGCTCGACGTCGGGGTGTCCCGCGAACGCGACGAAACCACCGGCAAGTCGAAACTGCTGGGCGACATCGCCCCGGACGTGGCCGAGATCGCAGCTTGGATCTCGCCGAACCCCGGCGGTGTCGGACCGATGACCCGGGCGCTGCTGATGTCCAATGTGGTGCAGGCGGCGGAGGCCGCACAGCGCTAG
- the glyA gene encoding serine hydroxymethyltransferase, giving the protein MSTDALSNTPLAELDPEIAQVLQDELGRQRNTLEMIASENFAPRAVLEAQGSVLTNKYAEGYPGRRYYGGCEFVDVAENLAIERVKDLFGAEYANVQPHSGAQANAAALAAMINPGDKILGLSLAHGGHLTHGMKLNFSGKLYEVAAYQVEADSFRIDMDKLREQAKAEKPQVIIAGWSAYPRHLDFAAFRSIADEVGALLWTDMAHFAGLVAAGLHPSPVPYSDVVTSTVHKTLAGPRSGVILAKQEWAKKLNSAVFPGQQGGPLMHVIAAKAVAFKVAAGAEFKERQGRVIEGAKILAERLNQPDLAAAGVSVLTGGTDVHLVLVDLRNSALDGQQAEDLLHSVGITVNRNAVPFDPRPPMVTSGLRIGTPALATRGFGAAEFSEVAEIIAEALKAGSAADAEALRARVATLAEAFPLYPGIES; this is encoded by the coding sequence ATGTCCACAGATGCTTTGTCAAACACCCCGCTCGCAGAACTCGATCCGGAAATCGCCCAAGTCCTGCAGGACGAATTGGGCCGTCAGCGCAATACCCTGGAAATGATCGCCTCGGAGAACTTCGCGCCGCGTGCGGTCCTGGAAGCCCAGGGTTCGGTGCTGACCAACAAATACGCCGAAGGCTATCCGGGGCGCCGCTATTACGGCGGCTGCGAATTCGTCGACGTCGCCGAGAATCTCGCCATCGAACGGGTCAAAGACCTCTTCGGCGCCGAGTACGCCAATGTCCAGCCGCACTCCGGCGCCCAGGCCAATGCGGCGGCGCTCGCCGCGATGATCAACCCCGGAGACAAGATCCTGGGGCTTTCGCTGGCCCACGGTGGCCACCTCACTCACGGCATGAAACTGAATTTCTCCGGCAAACTCTATGAAGTCGCGGCTTACCAAGTCGAAGCAGACAGCTTCCGGATCGATATGGACAAGCTCCGGGAACAGGCGAAAGCCGAAAAGCCGCAGGTGATCATTGCCGGATGGTCCGCGTACCCGCGCCACCTCGATTTCGCCGCGTTCCGCTCGATTGCCGATGAAGTCGGTGCTTTGCTCTGGACCGACATGGCGCATTTCGCCGGGTTGGTCGCGGCCGGCCTGCACCCGTCCCCGGTGCCGTACTCCGACGTCGTCACCTCGACCGTGCACAAGACGCTCGCCGGGCCGCGCTCCGGTGTGATCCTGGCCAAGCAGGAGTGGGCCAAAAAGCTCAACTCGGCGGTGTTCCCGGGCCAGCAGGGCGGCCCGCTGATGCACGTCATCGCGGCCAAAGCGGTGGCGTTCAAGGTCGCCGCCGGTGCGGAGTTCAAGGAACGCCAGGGCCGTGTGATCGAAGGCGCCAAAATCTTGGCCGAGCGGCTCAACCAGCCTGATCTCGCGGCAGCCGGCGTCTCGGTGCTCACCGGCGGCACCGATGTGCACCTGGTGCTCGTCGACCTGCGCAATTCCGCGTTGGACGGCCAGCAGGCCGAGGACCTGCTGCACAGCGTCGGCATCACGGTGAACCGCAATGCGGTGCCCTTCGATCCGCGCCCGCCAATGGTCACCTCCGGGCTGCGGATCGGCACCCCGGCGTTGGCGACCCGGGGGTTCGGCGCAGCCGAGTTCAGCGAGGTGGCTGAGATCATCGCCGAGGCGCTCAAGGCGGGAAGTGCCGCAGATGCCGAGGCTTTGCGGGCCCGGGTGGCCACACTCGCCGAAGCTTTCCCGCTGTACCCCGGAATCGAAAGCTGA